A single Eubalaena glacialis isolate mEubGla1 chromosome 18, mEubGla1.1.hap2.+ XY, whole genome shotgun sequence DNA region contains:
- the LOC133078442 gene encoding zinc finger and SCAN domain-containing protein 5B-like yields MAEDQTFFRGRGKLPDGPGSESPVSVPHQDTLVEKPDCDQETWHVHFRTFSSSEESDPVQDLRRLRELCHLWLRPDVHTKEQMIDKLVLEQFMICMPLECQVLVKETGVQSCKALEDMLRNKQKPKKCTIVRIQGQEFLVRSSEVEMVESEASDMNDERDQCREPRYPVSEIPPENGQQKRRELHILAGAKDLSRGQDQKGLLPETFPETGEMEGLTPKENLEKDPMEDTEETRTHQSQEPEHLKSPEGEISTNGGYRKGSLRGLRGFKRKRANSPSFQEVPQEEATSLDKGEFSGQHGSPSTGSPSTVGPNILPEGKEAQAWAPYECRECKKRFPYPSQLTLHQRTHTGERPFLCNTCAKGFMQSSDLRAHERIHTGKKPYCCDLCPKKFTHDSTLRAHKRTHTKEKPFQCEHCDKAFSHRGNLNVHRRTHSGIKPYVCPECHSAFCQLGTFKRHQKIHSK; encoded by the exons ATGGCTGAGGACCAGACATTTTTCCGGGGTCGAGGAAAACTGCCCGACGGCCCTGGATCAGAGTCACCAGTGTCTGTGCCACACCAAGATACACTTGTGGAAAAGCCAGACTGTGACCAGGAAACGTGGCACGTTCACTTCAGAACATTTAGCAGCTCGGAGGAATCCGACCCCGTCCAGGATCTGAGGAGACTCCGTGAGCTCTGCCATCTGTGGTTGAGGCCAGATGTTCACACCAAGGAGCAGATGATAGACAAGCTGGTGCTGGAGCAGTTTATGATCTGCATGCCGCTGGAGTGCCAGGTCTTAGTCAAGGAAACGGGGGTGCAGAGTTGCAAAGCCTTGGAGGACATGCTAAGAAATAAGCAGAAACCCAAGAAGTGT ACCATAGTCCGCATACAAGGACAGGAATTTCTTGTGCGAAGCTCAGAAGTTGAGATGGTTGAATCCGAGGCCAGTGACATGAACGATGAGAGAGACCAATGCAGGGAGCCCCGATACCCTGTGAGTGAGATACCTCCAGAGAACGGCCAGCAGAAAAGACGAGAGCTGCATATTCTGGCAGGAGCCAAGGACCTGTCAAGGGGGCAG GACCAGAAAGGTCTCCTGCCAGAGACCTTTCCTGAAACAGGTGAAATGGAGGGTCTGACACCCAAGGAGAACTTGGAGAAAGACCCGATGGAAGACACAGAAGAGACAAGAACCCATCAATCTCAAGAGCCTGAACATCTGAAAAGTCCTG AGGGAGAAATTTCTACTAACGGTGGATACAGAAAAGGTTCTCTGAGGGGTCTAAGAGGTTTCAAAAGGAAACGGGCCAACAGTCCCAGTTTCCAAGAAGTACCTCAAGAAGAAGCCACATCTTTGGACAAAGGAGAATTCTCAGGACAACATGGGTCCCCTTCCACTGGTTCACCTAGCACGGTGGGACCCAACATTCTTCCTGAGGGAAAAGAAGCCCAGGCATGGGCACCCTATGAATGTAGGGAATGCAAGAAGAGATTTCCTTAtccatctcagcttacccttcaccaGAGGACACACACAGGAGAGAGACCTTTTCTGTGCAACACGTGTGCCAAAGGGTTCATGCAGTCTTCGGACCTGCGAGCTCACGAGCGGATCCACACAGGCAAGAAGCCATACTGCTGTGATCTCTGCCCCAAGAAGTTCACCCATGACTCCACGCTGCGTGCTCACAAGAGGACCCACACCAAGGAGAAGCCTTTCCAATGTGAGCACTGTGACAAAGCCTTCAGCCACAGAGGGAACCTCAATGTTCACCGACGCACCCACTCTGGGATCAAACCCTACGTGTGTCCCGAGTGTCACAGTGCCTTCTGTCAGCTGGGGACTTTCAAACGCCACCAGAAAATACATTCCAAATGA
- the ZNF444 gene encoding zinc finger protein 444, with protein MEAPAAQPVKQECRAAEGLTLDSPWHRFRHFHLGDAPGPREALGLLRALCRDWLRPEVHTKEQMLELLVLEQFLSALPADLQAWVCSRRPQSGEEAVALLEELWGPAMRAPRDAAEGSRVGVGKEDGGVTPSGDAAPGAEELATGDAQAARPYKQEPGSPQPAPPPLPAPGLPAFLAAPGSASCPECGKASLKPAHLLRHRQSHSGEKPHACPECGKAFRRKEHLRRHRGTHPGGPGPALRPLPAREKPHACCECGKTFYWREHLVRHRKTHSGARPFACWECGKGFGRREHVLRHQRIHGRAAGASGAAAPGPEGGGPFPPWPLG; from the exons ATGGAGGCCCCGGCCGCCCAGCCTGTGAAGCAGGAGTGCCGGGCCGCCGAGGGCCTGACCCTGGACTCGCCGTGGCACCGCTTCCGCCACTTCCACCTGGGCGACGCCCCGGGCCCCCGCGAGGCGCTGGGCCTGCTGCGCGCCTTGTGCCGGGACTGGCTGCGGCCCGAGGTGCACACCAAGGAGCAGATGCTGGAGCTACTGGTGCTGGAGCAGTTCCTGAGCGCGCTGCCCGCCGACCTCCAGGCCTGGGTGTGCAGCCGGCGGCCCCAGAGCGGGGAGGAGGCTGTGGCCCTGCTGGAGGAGCTCTGG GGACCAGCAATGAGGGCACCTCGGGATGCGGCAGAAGGCTCCAGGGTCGGCGTGGGAAAGGAAGATGGTGGGGTGACGCCCTCAG GAGACGCGGCCCCCGGGGCTGAGGAACTGGCGACGGGGGACGCCCAGGCCGCGCGCCCTTACAAGCAGGAGCCGGGCAGCCCCCAGCCAGCGCCACCGCCCCTACCGGCGCCCGGCCTGCCCGCCTTCCTGGCGGCCCCGGGCTCCGCGTCCTGCCCCGAGTGCGGCAAGGCCTCGCTGAAGCCGGCGCACCTGCTGCGCCATCGGCAGAGCCACTCGGGCGAGAAGCCGCACGCCTGCCCCGAGTGCGGCAAGGCCTTCCGGCGCAAGGAGCACCTGCGGCGCCACCGCGGCACGCACCCCGGCGGCCCGGGTCCGGCCCTGCGCCCGCTGCCTGCGCGCGAGAAGCCACACGCCTGCTGCGAGTGCGGCAAGACCTTCTACTGGCGCGAGCACCTGGTGCGCCACCGCAAGACGCACTCGGGCGCGCGGCCGTTCGCTTGCTGGGAGTGCGGCAAGGGCTTCGGGCGCCGCGAGCACGTGCTGCGCCACCAGCGCATCCACGGGCGCGCGGCGGGCGCGAGTGGGGCGGCGGCGCCGGGCCCCGAAGGCGGGGGTCCCTTCCCGCCCTGGCCGCTGGGGTAG